From Rutidosis leptorrhynchoides isolate AG116_Rl617_1_P2 chromosome 3, CSIRO_AGI_Rlap_v1, whole genome shotgun sequence, a single genomic window includes:
- the LOC139896648 gene encoding uncharacterized protein — MQLTSMMRYLSEQIFIKKLGEEALNPVAKEDVMSIVHQTASVGDFKGLKKALESGDDKDEKDSKGRTALHYSCWYGELKCAQVLLEAGAKLDALDNRKSTALHYAACYGRKECVALLLANGADVTLQNMDGQTPIDFAEVNNHIQVLKLLECFSTSRGGSS, encoded by the exons ATGCAATTAACATCTATGATGAG GTACTTGAGTGAGCAAATTTTTATAAAGAAACTGGGTGAAGAAGCATTAAATCCGGTAGCTAAAGAAGACGTAATGTCTATTGTTCATCAGACAGCTAGTGTTGGTGACTTTAAG GGTTTGAAAAAGGCATTAGAGTCTGGTGATGATAAAGATGAGAAAGATTCAAAGGGAAGGACAGCATTACATTATTCCTGCTGGTATGGTGAG TTGAAATGTGCTCAAGTTCTTCTTGAGGCTGGAGCAAAGCTGGATGCATTGGATAACAGAAAAAGTACGGCC CTCCATTATGCCGCTTGTTATGGAAGGAAAGAATGTGTTGCCCTCTTACTTGCTAATGGTGCAGACGT TACTCTGCAAAACATGGACGGACAGACACCTATTGATTTCGCAGAAGTTAACAACCACATTCAGGTACTAAAGCTGCTCGAATGCTTTTCTACAAGCAGGGGCGGATCTAGTTAG